Proteins encoded in a region of the Anopheles aquasalis chromosome 2, idAnoAquaMG_Q_19, whole genome shotgun sequence genome:
- the LOC126571467 gene encoding uncharacterized protein LOC126571467, with amino-acid sequence MENRHRIATTGARVKSSKEGAKGGTTLTLYGTINTKNTRACDCKARFYLLQNAYDKLQKEKETRYNALREMYDLRSEELDKLQHLYKNVKEQNHVLKEHNATIVHASSELLVVANWLLEQNEEITVVDNTLIRKACERLEQTLGIVS; translated from the coding sequence ATGGAGAACCGACATCGCATTGCCACAACTGGCGCGCGGGTAAAAAGCAGCAAGGAAGGAGCGAAGGGCGGCACTACACTGACACTGTACGGTACGATCAATACAAAGAACACACGGGCCTGTGACTGCAAAGCCCGTTTCTATCTTCTTCAGAACGCGTACGACAAGttgcagaaagagaaagagacgcGTTACAATGCTCTTCGAGAGATGTACGATTTGCGTTCCGAGGAGCTGGACAAGCTCCAGCATTTgtacaaaaatgtaaaagaaCAAAATCACGTATTGAAGGAACACAATGCAACGATTGTGCATGCTAGCAGTGAGCTGCTGGTCGTGGCAAATTGGCTGCTGGAGCAAAACGAGGAAATCACGGTCGTAGACAATACTTTGATAAGAAAAGCTTGCGAGCGTCTCGAGCAAACTCTGGGCATCGTTTCATGA